Proteins encoded within one genomic window of Halodesulfurarchaeum formicicum:
- a CDS encoding geranylgeranylglycerol-phosphate geranylgeranyltransferase, producing the protein MSGAPWSYLELTRPVNSVAAGVLTLIGGFIAAGLAADVWSLGAAVLATVLATGAGNAINDYFDREIDRINNPERPIPRGDVPPMGALLWSVGLFAVAIALAVTLPPVAILIAILNFLGLVAYTTLFKGRPGAGNALVAYLGGSTFLFGAAAVGRARDGVVLFALAALSTFAREVIKDIEDISGDRAEGLNTLPIALGADRALVIAAIALLAAVLASPVPYLTGLFGLSYLLVVVPADLLMVAALLRSRAYPGTGQQWLKYGMFLAAAAFIVGRVSVVFG; encoded by the coding sequence ATGAGCGGGGCTCCGTGGAGCTATCTGGAACTCACACGGCCGGTGAACAGCGTTGCAGCCGGTGTTCTGACGCTGATTGGCGGATTCATCGCTGCCGGGTTGGCCGCCGATGTCTGGTCGCTCGGTGCAGCCGTGCTTGCGACTGTCCTCGCGACCGGTGCGGGCAATGCCATCAACGATTACTTCGACCGGGAGATCGACCGGATCAACAACCCCGAGCGCCCGATTCCACGTGGCGACGTGCCCCCAATGGGGGCGCTTCTGTGGAGTGTAGGTCTGTTCGCCGTCGCGATCGCGCTCGCGGTGACGCTTCCACCGGTGGCAATTCTGATCGCGATCCTCAATTTCCTGGGGCTGGTCGCCTACACGACGCTGTTCAAGGGTCGACCAGGGGCGGGAAACGCGCTGGTGGCGTACCTGGGTGGGAGCACGTTTCTCTTTGGTGCTGCGGCTGTGGGCCGGGCGCGTGACGGGGTCGTCCTGTTCGCGCTCGCGGCGCTTTCGACGTTCGCCCGCGAAGTGATCAAGGATATCGAGGACATCTCGGGCGATCGGGCCGAGGGGCTCAATACGCTCCCAATCGCGCTGGGGGCGGATCGGGCGCTTGTGATCGCGGCAATCGCGTTACTGGCCGCGGTCCTCGCGAGTCCGGTCCCGTATCTCACCGGCCTGTTCGGATTGTCGTATCTCCTCGTGGTAGTTCCAGCCGACCTGCTCATGGTCGCGGCCCTGCTGCGAAGTCGCGCGTACCCGGGCACCGGCCAGCAGTGGCTGAAGTACGGGATGTTTCTCGCGGCGGCAGCGTTTATCGTCGGCAGAGTCAGTGTCGTTTTTGGCTAG